A DNA window from Mytilus edulis chromosome 14, xbMytEdul2.2, whole genome shotgun sequence contains the following coding sequences:
- the LOC139504405 gene encoding uncharacterized protein, with protein sequence MVILFIVAGRPVVDTPSITHITGIGYTVTLTCSIRNAFPAVSKVYWERSIRGAITRLSSVSIGIMGVTVDNPSLIIPSAMESMTGEYTCFAVNSVGTGSSFPATLTVKAEVTSENDSDDEDDEEDNTDTLVNGIIGAVSALAGIGSVIVGYWAYTHSKKNTVGNRFQRKR encoded by the exons atggtAATACTTTTTATTGTTGCAGGTCGTCCTGTAGTTGATACTCCATCTATAACGCACATAACAGGCATTGGTTATACTGTAACACTTACTTGTTCCATACGAAATGCTTTTCCAGCAGTTTCAAAGGTGTACTGGGAAAGATCTATACGTGGAGCTATAACAAGACTTTCATCTGTTTCAATTGGAATCATGGGAGTAACAGTTGACAATCCATCCCTTATTATTCCATCGGCAATGGAATCGATGACTGGCGAATATACATGCTTTGCTGTAAATTCTGTCGGAACTGGTAGTAGCTTTCCAGCAACATTGACTG TTAAGGCAGAAGTTACATCAGAAAACGACTCTGACGATGAGGATGATGAGGAAGACAATA CTGACACATTAGTGAATGGAATAATAGGTGCAGTTAGTGCATTAGCTGGAATTGGATCAGTAATTGTCGGTTACTGGGCATACACGCACTCCAAGAAGAACA